Proteins co-encoded in one Paracrocinitomix mangrovi genomic window:
- the rsgA gene encoding ribosome small subunit-dependent GTPase A, which translates to MNTFNLGYTEEMEKYRIENGYEDFRVGRVILEHKERYILKNKEGEYDAEILGQMRYKAESRSDFPAVGDWVVFQEFNEGQAIIYDILPRLNTLERKAVGKEGDRQLIAANIDTAFIIVAVDRDFSINRIQRYLTIVLESRIEAVIVLNKIDLIESEKRDELKSMINNRIPNIPIIITSCESDLGLASLLAFLKPNQTYCLLGSSGVGKSTLLNKLSGKKLMETAAISETIVRGKHTTSHRELVVLENGSMIIDNPGMREVGMVSVSSGIEETFDNIVEIASACKFSDCKHLNESGCAVIKALENREISQADYDNYMQLQKEQEHFESSEIERKQKGKALSKHIKNYYKSKKR; encoded by the coding sequence ATGAATACTTTCAATTTAGGCTATACTGAAGAAATGGAGAAATACCGCATTGAAAATGGGTATGAAGATTTTCGTGTTGGCAGAGTTATACTTGAGCATAAAGAACGTTACATTCTTAAAAATAAGGAGGGAGAATATGATGCTGAAATTCTTGGCCAGATGCGATATAAAGCTGAGAGCAGGAGTGATTTTCCGGCTGTGGGTGACTGGGTGGTTTTTCAAGAGTTCAACGAAGGGCAGGCTATAATCTACGATATTCTTCCTCGATTAAATACACTAGAAAGAAAAGCAGTCGGAAAAGAAGGTGACAGGCAATTGATTGCAGCAAATATAGACACAGCTTTTATAATAGTTGCTGTGGATAGAGATTTTAGCATTAATAGAATTCAAAGGTATCTTACAATTGTCCTTGAATCAAGGATAGAAGCGGTTATTGTATTAAATAAAATTGACTTAATTGAAAGTGAAAAACGAGATGAACTTAAGTCAATGATTAATAACAGAATTCCAAACATTCCAATTATTATAACTAGTTGTGAGAGTGATTTAGGATTGGCATCACTATTAGCATTCCTCAAACCCAATCAAACTTATTGTCTTTTGGGTTCTTCAGGAGTTGGGAAAAGTACTTTACTTAATAAACTGTCAGGAAAGAAATTGATGGAAACGGCTGCCATAAGTGAAACCATTGTAAGGGGAAAACACACCACAAGTCACCGAGAATTAGTTGTACTTGAGAATGGCTCAATGATTATTGATAACCCGGGTATGCGAGAAGTGGGTATGGTCTCGGTATCTTCCGGAATTGAAGAAACATTTGATAACATTGTTGAAATAGCATCTGCATGTAAATTCAGTGATTGTAAACATCTAAATGAATCTGGTTGCGCAGTTATAAAGGCTTTAGAAAATAGAGAAATCTCACAAGCTGATTACGATAACTATATGCAACTTCAAAAAGAACAAGAACATTTTGAATCTTCTGAGATTGAAAGAAAACAGAAAGGAAAAGCTTTAAGTAAACACATTAAGAATTATTACAAATCAAAGAAAAGATAA
- a CDS encoding four helix bundle protein encodes MKFHFQQLEVYKKAKLFHQSAKEIAASKRLESYEKDQLKRASFSIVLNLAEGSGRYTKRDRRNFFVITRSSVFECVAAIDVLKDDNIISQDDYANLENQADELSRMLYTMIKNLD; translated from the coding sequence ATGAAATTTCATTTTCAACAGCTCGAGGTATACAAAAAAGCTAAACTTTTTCACCAAAGTGCAAAGGAAATTGCCGCTAGTAAAAGACTAGAATCGTATGAAAAAGATCAACTAAAAAGAGCATCATTCAGTATTGTTTTAAATCTTGCAGAAGGTTCAGGTAGATACACCAAAAGAGATCGAAGAAATTTTTTCGTGATAACAAGAAGTTCTGTCTTTGAATGCGTTGCTGCAATTGATGTTCTTAAAGATGACAATATTATTTCTCAAGATGATTATGCTAATTTGGAAAACCAAGCGGATGAACTTTCAAGAATGCTATATACTATGATTAAAAATTTAGATTAA
- a CDS encoding Ppx/GppA phosphatase family protein yields MSRFGAIDIGTNAARLLIGEVEEEGDQHFVKKISYTRIPLRLGLEVFDNGKISESKITEFVKSIQAFKLIAEVFNVDELRACATSAMREAENGKQIKKKIKKETGVEIEIIEGAEEAKLILSTFFLLEFNSKSPFIVIDVGGGSTEVSIFKKGEKVASQSFTVGTIRLLKEKVKSDIWEEVDKWIDQYIKKDVDYITFATGGNINKIHKLLGKKSAEPIGMKEFNDLADEISKMSLEKRVSEFKLKPDRADVIAPAFEIYRKIFKKLGSKEVFVPKIGLSDGMIYNLHKKHKRKKS; encoded by the coding sequence ATGAGTAGATTTGGAGCTATTGACATTGGAACAAATGCCGCGAGACTTTTGATAGGAGAAGTTGAAGAAGAAGGAGACCAACATTTCGTCAAAAAGATATCATATACCCGTATTCCTCTTAGGTTAGGTTTGGAAGTATTTGATAATGGTAAAATATCTGAAAGTAAAATCACCGAATTTGTAAAATCAATTCAGGCATTCAAACTAATTGCGGAAGTATTTAACGTTGACGAATTGAGAGCTTGTGCTACATCTGCAATGCGAGAAGCAGAAAACGGAAAGCAGATTAAGAAAAAAATTAAAAAGGAAACAGGTGTAGAGATTGAAATCATTGAAGGTGCTGAAGAAGCTAAATTGATTTTATCTACCTTTTTCTTATTAGAGTTTAACAGCAAATCTCCATTTATTGTAATTGATGTTGGAGGAGGAAGTACGGAGGTTTCCATCTTTAAAAAAGGGGAAAAAGTAGCTTCACAATCTTTTACAGTTGGTACAATTAGGCTTTTGAAAGAAAAAGTTAAATCCGACATCTGGGAAGAAGTTGACAAATGGATTGATCAATACATCAAAAAAGATGTTGATTACATCACATTTGCAACAGGGGGAAATATCAATAAAATTCATAAGCTCCTTGGAAAAAAATCAGCAGAACCAATTGGAATGAAAGAGTTCAATGATTTAGCTGACGAAATTTCAAAAATGAGTCTTGAAAAGCGTGTGTCAGAATTTAAATTAAAGCCAGACAGAGCTGATGTAATTGCTCCGGCATTTGAAATTTATAGAAAAATCTTTAAAAAACTGGGGTCTAAAGAGGTGTTTGTTCCTAAGATAGGACTCTCAGATGGAATGATTTACAACCTTCATAAGAAACATAAGAGAAAAAAGTCTTAA
- the ppk1 gene encoding polyphosphate kinase 1: protein MELYNRELSWLSFNERVLQESLDENNPLIERIRFLGIYSNNLDEFFRVRVATLRRMDALGTKKVEGFKGGPRKLLTEIKNEVIEQQRLFMLSYEKLLGLLKEKHVLQTNESHLKEEEIKHISEYYESRVRPQIVPIMLSSKRPFPKLQDKGIYLAIKMTSFEKAKVKYALIQIPNTVSRFYIIPSENENGVKKLILLDDIIRFHLANIFTIFEFDKIEAYTFKITRDAELDLDDDISKSFLEKMQDSVEMRKEGDTVRFVYDASMPVDLLTYLMQVQRLEAGENIIPGGRYHNFKDFMGFPDFGIKEFVFPKAEPLSHPAFVEKNQSMLDKIVEKDIMLSYPYQRFQHVIDILREAAIDPKVTSIKINLYRVAKDSQIINALISAAKNGKRVAVVIELLARFDEKNNIKWSNYLEDNGVTVLFGVQNLKVHSKLFIIKRRVGGKSQSIAHIGTGNFHEKTAKVYTDVSLLTANPNITKEVDKVFKIFKNNFDRSVFRELMVSPFNTRRKLNSLIDQEITHAQNGEDAYIYLKINNLIDAKMIKKLYEASNAGVQIHAIVRGICGLVPGVKGLSENIEVRSVVGRYLEHSRIIIFANGGDEKYFISSADWMGRNLDRRIEVTTPIYDQDIQEELKEIVLSALKDNTKSRIIDKDQKNDRYKGQNDIPFSSQKELYKYYKAKITE from the coding sequence ATGGAACTTTACAACCGAGAACTTAGCTGGTTATCATTCAACGAGCGCGTACTGCAAGAATCACTTGATGAAAACAATCCACTAATTGAGCGCATTCGTTTTTTAGGAATTTACTCTAATAATCTTGATGAATTTTTCAGGGTCCGTGTTGCAACATTAAGAAGAATGGATGCATTGGGCACTAAAAAAGTGGAAGGTTTTAAAGGAGGCCCAAGAAAACTATTAACAGAAATTAAAAATGAGGTAATTGAGCAGCAAAGACTTTTCATGTTGTCTTATGAAAAATTGCTGGGTTTACTTAAAGAAAAACACGTTTTACAGACGAACGAATCTCACTTAAAAGAGGAAGAAATTAAGCACATTTCTGAATACTACGAAAGTAGAGTAAGACCTCAGATTGTGCCTATTATGCTTTCTTCAAAGCGTCCATTTCCAAAGCTACAAGATAAAGGAATTTATCTGGCAATTAAGATGACCAGTTTTGAGAAAGCTAAAGTGAAATATGCTTTGATTCAAATTCCCAATACGGTATCAAGATTTTATATCATCCCAAGCGAAAATGAAAACGGGGTTAAAAAACTCATTTTGTTAGATGATATTATCAGATTTCATTTAGCTAACATCTTTACCATTTTTGAATTTGACAAAATAGAAGCTTATACATTTAAAATTACACGAGATGCCGAGTTAGATTTGGATGATGATATCTCTAAAAGTTTCCTTGAAAAAATGCAGGACAGTGTTGAAATGCGTAAAGAAGGAGACACGGTAAGATTTGTATATGATGCTTCAATGCCAGTAGATTTACTTACCTATTTAATGCAAGTTCAAAGGTTAGAAGCCGGTGAAAATATTATTCCAGGAGGTAGATATCATAACTTTAAAGACTTTATGGGATTTCCTGACTTTGGAATAAAAGAGTTTGTATTTCCTAAAGCAGAACCCTTATCACACCCTGCATTTGTAGAAAAAAACCAATCAATGCTGGATAAGATTGTTGAAAAAGACATCATGTTATCATATCCGTATCAAAGATTTCAGCATGTAATTGATATTTTGCGTGAAGCCGCAATTGACCCAAAAGTAACTTCAATAAAAATCAATTTATACAGGGTTGCTAAAGATTCGCAAATCATTAATGCACTTATTTCAGCTGCAAAAAATGGAAAAAGAGTTGCTGTGGTAATTGAATTACTGGCAAGATTTGATGAAAAAAATAACATTAAATGGTCAAACTATTTAGAGGATAATGGTGTGACTGTATTGTTTGGTGTTCAAAACTTGAAAGTACACTCTAAACTTTTCATTATCAAAAGAAGAGTGGGCGGAAAATCACAATCAATAGCACATATTGGAACCGGTAATTTCCATGAAAAGACTGCAAAAGTATATACGGATGTATCTTTGTTGACTGCCAATCCAAACATTACTAAAGAAGTTGATAAAGTATTTAAAATTTTCAAAAATAACTTTGACCGTTCTGTTTTCAGGGAGTTAATGGTTTCTCCATTTAACACCAGAAGAAAACTTAATAGTTTGATTGATCAGGAAATTACGCATGCTCAAAACGGCGAAGACGCTTACATCTATCTAAAAATCAACAATCTCATTGATGCTAAAATGATTAAGAAATTGTATGAAGCATCTAATGCCGGTGTGCAAATTCATGCCATAGTTAGAGGGATTTGTGGTTTGGTTCCGGGTGTAAAAGGCTTGTCAGAAAACATTGAAGTGAGAAGTGTTGTAGGTAGATATCTAGAGCATTCAAGAATTATTATTTTTGCAAATGGAGGTGATGAAAAATATTTTATCTCTTCAGCTGATTGGATGGGAAGAAATCTGGACAGAAGAATTGAAGTTACTACCCCAATTTATGACCAGGACATTCAAGAAGAATTGAAAGAAATAGTGCTTAGTGCTTTAAAAGACAATACAAAATCCCGAATTATAGATAAGGATCAAAAAAATGATCGATATAAGGGACAAAATGACATTCCTTTCAGTTCGCAAAAAGAACTTTACAAATACTATAAAGCCAAGATTACTGAATGA